A region of the Verrucomicrobiota bacterium genome:
CCCGTCCATCTGTTTCGCTTCACTGAGGGTTGGCATGGCAACGCGTCAAGCGCCGGTATGGCTGCATTGATCGTGCCGGCCACCTTGTCTGGCAGCCCATCAGGTTGAGCATTGCCCCGTGCCTTCGCTCTTGGAGTGGTGCCCCTGCCGCGCTACAATCCCCCCAAGATCGTCCGGCAATACGCCACACAATGGGGTATCCATGAGCCAATGTCGATACCGCCGCGCACGGTGGGCGGCCTTGCTGTTCGCGCTCATCGTTGTTGCGGCGATGATGATCCACACGGTGCCGCCGCGCGCCTCGGGCTGCCCCGTCCAGGAAGCCGGCCAAGAACCGACGCAGGTCGTCGAGTCTGTGCTTGACGCCTCGGGTCCTCTCTTCCCCGTCCAGATCAACGGCCGCTACGGCTACATGGACAGGACGGGCCGCCTCGTCATCGAGCCGCGGTACAGCAACGCGTTCTTCTATCGCGAGGGTCTCGCTCTTGTCGGCGATAACGAGCTCTATGGCGTGATCGACGCCTCCGGCCGCACCGTGATCGAGCCGCGCTTCGAGCGGTTCGCCGACCGATTCGCGGAGGGTCTGCTCGCCGTGGCGGCCGGCGACGTGTGGGGTTACGTGGACCGCAGGGGCACGTGGGCCATCGCCGCCCGGTTCAACTTCGCCGGGCAGTTCTCCAACGGCCTCGCCCCCGTCCAAATCGGCCCCAAGTGGGGCTACATCAACCGTGCCGGCGAGATCGTGATCGAACCACAGTTCGACATGGCCTACACCTTCGCTGAGGGCCTCGCCGTTACGGTCATCGACGGCAAGCACGGGTACGTCGACAAGACCGGCAGGACAATCATCGAACACAAGTTCGAGGCCGCCGGTTCCTTTGGCGAGGGGCTCGCCCCCACACGCACCGAGAACAAGTGGGGCTACATCAATCACAGCGGCCGCTTCGTCATCAAACCGAAGTTCCACTTCGCCCAGTCGTTCACTCACGGCCGTGCCGTCGCCTCCATCGAGCAGGACGGACGCTTCAAGTGGGGCTACATTGACCGCACCGGCACGTTCGTCATCCTGGCCGATTTCGACAGCGTCCAGGCCTTCAGCGACGGCGCCGCTCCCGTCATGATGGGCGGCAAGTGGGGCTTCATTGACACCGCGGGCCGCTTCATCATCGAACCGCGCTTCGACTACGTCCAAGCCTTCGAAGACGGTCTCGCCCGCGTCGTCATCGAGCAGAAAAGCGGCTACATCAACACCAAAGGCGAGTACGTCTGGGAGCCATCGGAGTGACGAGTCACGCTGGCGCACCACGAACAGACCGGTTACACTCGCATCACAATCATGGCCGTTGACTTGAGCGGACAGATCTACCGGGCGCTCCAGGGAGCGCTCGACAAGGCGCGGCGTGCGAACGTCGAAGGGCGCACGGCCGAGGCCCGCGCGACGTACCGCGAGTGCGCGCGCCTGATGCAGGACTACGCCAAGTACGCGCCGACGCTTGCTGAGAAAGTCCGCCGCCTCAACACGGCAAAGGAGTACCTCGCCCAGGCCGAGGGCAAGACCGAGCGCGCCGAGCCGGCGCCTGCCGTGCCACCTGCTTCCGCGCCGGCCGCCAAACCGTCGTCCGCCGCGGCCGAACGCCCGCGCGACGCCTATTCCGACGCGATCGAGGCACTCGTCTACCGCGCGCGCGTCACCTGGGCCGACATCGGCGGCCTCGACGAGACCAAGCGCGAGATCCGCAGTGCCTTCGCCCTCGGCGTGGTCAAAACGCCCGCCGGCCTCAACATCGAGGGCTGGCGCAATATCCTTCTCTACGGCCCGCCCGGCACGGGCAAAACGCTGCTTGCCGCCGCCGCGTCGAACGAAATTGCCGCGACGTTCCTCAACGTGCGCGCCGGCGATGTGCTCTCGAAGTACTTCGGCGAATCGACCCGGCTCGTTTCGGCCCTCTTCGCCTATGCCGCCGCCCACGAACCGTGCGTCGTATTCCTCGATGAGTTCGACGCGCTCGGCATCCCGCGCGACCAGAGCGACAGCGGCGCCGAGCGCCGCATGCTCTCGGCCATCCTCACCGAGCTCGACGGGCTGAGCGGCAAGGGCGCGCGCCATGCCGTGCTCACCATCGCCGCCACGAACGCGCCCTGGGCGCTCGACGCCGCCGCGCTGAGCCGATTCGACAAGCGCATCTACGTTCCCCTGCCCGACCGCGCCGCGCGCGCCGCCGTGCTGCGCATCCATCTCGACGCGAAAGGCTATCGCCTCGACGGCGACTACGGTGCGCTCGCCGCTGCCACGGACGGCACCAGCGGCCGCGAGCTGGCCCGCCTGTGCAAAGAGGTCGCCAACCGCATGATCCACGAGGCGAACCCCGACCTCATCGACCGCAACGTCGAGGCGCTCAAGGCCTATACGCTGCACACGCGGCCTTTGACGATGGCCGACTTCGAGCCGGTGCTCGCGAGTCTCAAGGCCGAGACGCCGCCGGCCGCCGTGCGCCGATACGAAGCCTTTGCCTCAACGACCTGATCGGCTATACTACGCGCAACCGAATGCGGGAGAACAGCCATGGGCGTAACCGACCTGCTGAAAAGCCTCTTCGGCGGCAAAGCGAAGACCCTCGAATCGATCTCCAGCGACGAGCTGCGGCGCGAACGTATCCGCATCGAACAGGAGGAAGCGCGCCACATCAAGAAGCTCGATGAGCTGGAACGCGACAAGCAGTCGCTCTTCGAGAAGGGCACCGACGAACCGTCGCAGCGCCAGCAGATCATCGTCGCGCGCAAGATCAAGGAGCTCGACCAGCAGGGGCGCAACTACGACCAGACGCTCAAGCTGCTCTCGCGCCAGCTCCGCATCATCTCCGGCTTCCTCCACGTCAAGGAGAACAAGGCGCTGCTCGAGAAAACCGCCGTCTCCAGCCTCCTGGCCAAGATGGACCTCGCCGACCTTCAGCGCTTCGTCGAGGCCGCCACGGTCGAGGGCCAGTTCCAGATGGACAAGTTCGAGCATATCCTCACCACGCTCGAAGACTACGACCTCGACTCGACGGCTGCCTCCGAGGATACCGACACCATCGCCATCGTCGAGGCGATGAACCGCGCCCGTAGCGCCAAGAACGTCAACCCCGAGGCCGCCATCAGGGAAGGCGTCGCCGAGATCGACCGGATCCTGCGCAAGGACCAGGAGCCGGCTTGAGCCGCGTCTCGGGCCGAAACGTCCACCGCGCCTTGTCCCGCTGTCCCGCGTGCCTCATCCTGTTCAACGCGCTCGCGTTCTGGTATAGGAGGCGCCATGAGCAAGCTTGCACGATACCTCGATCCTGACGCCGCCGCCGCCGAGTTCGCCGCTGTCATCGAACAGGTTGGCGCACACGAAGTCGCCGTCGTCCGCAACCTCGACTACGTCTACTCGCCCGTCGAGCTTTACCCGCTCGCGCCGCGCATCCTGCCGCCGCTCGATCGCGTCGTCGCCTATGCCGTGGACATGGACGGCACCTCGACCACAACCGAGCCGCTGGCGCTGCACGCGCTCGAGTATATGGTCCGCAGGTACACCGGCTGGATGAGTCCCCACGCGTGGCCCGGCCTCGACGACGAGAAGGACCTCCCGCACGTGATCGGCAACTCGAACTTCCGCCATACCGAGTTCCTCCTCGGCCGCTACCCGCACGACGAGGCCGCCCTGCGCCAGGGCTTCATCGAGGCGCTCGCCTGGACGCTGGCGAACATGGACGACGCTCAGCGCGTGCGCGACGTCCGGCTCGACGCCGCCAACTGCGGTCTCGCCGGTCTGCTCAAGGACGCCGCCTTCATCGAGACGACGTCGAAGCCGATCGCCTACGACACGAGCGCTGCCGCCGTGGAGCCGTTTGTCGCCCGGTACGGCGCGGCCTTTTGCACACCCACGCCCAGCGCGCTCGTGAGTGCCGCGCTCGACATCTATTACACGCGTTATCACCACATCCTCGGTCAGATGCGGCAAGGCCGCGGCGACGAGCTGGCCCGGAAGCTCGTCCATGGCTCCGCCCATCTTGTCGCGCCCATGCCGGGCTACGCGATCTTCGTCGCCCTCATCAAGGGCTGGCTTGGCCAGGATGCGAGCCTGCTTTTCGAACCGTTGCGCGACCTCCTGCTCAAGGACGAGCGCGCCGCCTTCACTCCAGAGGACATCGATGCCCTCCGGCCGCGACTCGCCAGGCTCGGCCGCCACTTCGAGCAACACCCCGCGAAGATCGCGCTTGTCACGGCCTCGATCGCCTACGAGACGCACGCGGTGATGCACGAAGTCATCCGTCTTGCCCGCGAGGAGGCACACTCCTGGCCGCTGCCGGACGCGCGCAAGGCCCTCCTCGACGAGAGGCTCGCCGACTACCACGCCGTGTTCGACGGCTTCGTCTGCGCCTCCGACGCCCACGAGGCGCGGCTCAAACCGCACCGCGATCTCTATGGCATCGCGCTCTACCAGATGGCTGTCGCGAAGGCCGACTACCCGTACTGCGTGGGCATCGAGGATACCGAACCGGGCATCATCTCGCTGCGCGCCGCCGGCATCGGCTGCGCCGTCGCCCTCCCCAACCGCGACACGCATCGTCAGGACTACGCGATGGCGAGCCGCATCGTGCACGGGGGCCTGCCGGAAGTGATCCTCGTCCACAACGCATTTCTCGACGACAAGGCGCCCAGCTAGGAGATCCCCATGGTCGCCCGACGCGTTTGTGCCATCGTCAAGAAGGAGCACGACGCCGAATCGCGCCGCGCGCACGCAAGCGTCTTCACCATCGCGAACGGCTACATGGCATTCAAAGGCGACCTCGCTGAAGAGCGAGGCCTGCTCGAGGAGCGCAACGGCCGCCATGCCGCCACGCTGATCAACGGCGTCTTCGACACGGCCGATATGATCGGCCAGATCCCCGTCAGCAAACATGAGCGCCGCTACCTCGACGAGGACTACTTCGACGGCGCCGGCCCGAGCCCGTCCGTCGCCAACCTGCCCAACCCGCTTGCCGTGCGCGTCTTTGTCGGTGACGACGAGCTCGTCTTCGAGCGCGGCAGGATCACGCGCTTCTCGCGCACCTACGAGCTCGATCGCGGCCTCTACGGCTACGCCTACACCCACACCGACTGCCGCGGCCGCAAGACGCGCATCGCCATGCAGCGATTCTGCGACATGGCCAACGTCCACCGCGCTTTCATGCGCTACTCGGTCACGCCGCTCAACTACAGCGGCACCGTCCGCATCATGAGCGGCATCGACGCCGCCGTCCGCTCAAACCTGACCGGCGACCGCCAGATCGACGTCGTCGGCGGATGGCCTGTGTCACGCGACAAGGCCTCGCTGCTCATGGAAGCTCGCACCGCGCACACGGGCATCCACGTCAAGCTCGCCGTCCGAAACGTCTTCGCGCGCAAGCCGTTTGCCTCGCCCCTGGTGCTCTCGTCGGCCGACTCGCTGTTCGCGCTGTACGAGTTCCGCGCACGGCCCAACAACGAGATCCGCCTCGACAAAACCGTCATCGTCGCCTGCGAACGCGACACCGATCTCGCCGTCTATCGCGATGCGGCCGCCAGCCTGGGACACGCGCAGTCCGACCCCGTCGGCTTCGACGCCGTGCTCGACGCCAACGCCGGGTGGTGGCGCGACACGTGGAAGCGGCTCGACGTGACAATCCATGGCGACAAGAAAGCCCAGCTCGCGCTCCGCTTTTGCCTGTTCCACCTCATGTGCGCTGCCCCGCGTCACGCCGACGCGGCGAGCGTACCGTGCAAGCTGCTCACGGGCGAGCATTACCAGGGCACGACGTTCTACGATACCGACCTTTACATTGAGCCGGTCTTTACGTTCACGTTTCCCGACGTGGCGCGCCGCATGCTCGCCTACCGCCACGCCGGCCTCGGCCCTGGCCGCGCGATCGCGACGGACCTTGGCTGCAAGGGCGCCAAGCTCGCGTGGCAATCGGGCCCGGACGGCATCGAGGCGCTCGGTAAGTGGTACGTCTTCACGCACACAAACATCCACATCAACAGCGACGTCGCCTACAGCCTCATGCAGTATCTCGACGCTACCGGCGATTGGCGCTTCATGCGCGAGCGCGGCGCCGAACTGCTCGTGGAGACCGCGCGCTTCTACGCCTCGCGTGCCCGCCGCAACACCGACGGCTCGTACAGCTTCCTTGACGTCGCCGGCCCCGACGAGGGTCATTGCCACAGCACCGACAACGTCTACACGAACCTCTTGGCGCAGAAGAACCTCCGCGCCGCAATCCGCATGCTGGGCGCGCTCAGGCGCGACCATCGGGAGGACTACACCCGCCTCGTCAATGCCCTTGCCATCGGGCAACGCGAGCCCGCCGAGTGGAGGCGCGTCGCCAACGGCCTCCGTATCCTCTATGACCCGGAGACGAAGCTCTATGAGCAGTACGACGGCTTTTACGAGCTTGAACCCGCGCCGGCCGACCTGCTCGAGGGCCGCACGCAGTGGTTCGCCACCGTCGCCCCGTACCAGGCGCTCAACCAGCCCGACGTCGTCATGGCCCACGTCCTGCTGCGGGACGAGATACCTGACGACGTCAAGCGCGCCAACTGGGCCTACTACCGCCACAAGAGCATGAACTTCTCGTCGATGAGCTTCGGCATCAACTCGATCATGGCGGCGATTGTGGGCGAGATGGACGAGGCCTACCGCAGTTTCATGCGCTCCGCCGCCATGGACCTCGACCCCACGCTCACCGGGCGCGGCGACACCGGCGACGGCCTCCACGGCACGGCGATGGGCGCCGCGTGGATGGCGGCCGTCTTTGGTTTCGGCGGCATCACGCTCTCGAACGGCAGGTTGCTCGTCGAGCCGCGGCTGCCGAAGCACTGGAAGTCGCTCGCCTTCACGCTCCAGATCCAAGGCGAGAGCTTCCGTTTCACGATCACGCCGAAGCGCGTCCTCATCAAGGCGGGCAAGCGCCGGTCGGTCACACTGCCGGCTCGGATCATGGGCAGAAACACCGTGTTGCGAAGCGGCTGCGCTTTCTCGTTGGAATCTGCCAGGTGATGGGAACGGCCCGTCGGCCGGTGCGTCCATAGACGCAACAGACTGTGTCCATACGGCACCGCACGCCGTCCCAGGAGAACGCATTCGCTTGGCCCCGAACAGAAGAAAAATCACTTGAGACAGGAGAGGAAAGATGGCGTTCCGGTCTGCTTTCGTCACACTCATCGCCTGCCTGATGATGGGCTCGGTGCCCGCGCGCGCAACGGCCGGAGAGGAGCCTGTCTGGAAGTACGACGTGATCGTCACCGACCCGGGGACGAGAAGCGAGGCCCGCACGGGCGTGCTCACCTACGGCGACGTGACCATTCTCCCCTACTTCACCGAGCTCGTTACCCCCATCGGATGTTTCGTCTACAGCGCGCGCATCTTCAGGTGGGGTGATGCCGGGTGGGTCGAGCAGGAGCACAACGCGCTCGATCCCGTGGATCTCGACGAGGCGATCACGGCCGAGGAGCTTGATCGCGGCTGGTACTCGTGCGAGGCCGGCACCAGCAAGCCCGGCACGCCCGAGCACTGGTTCTGGACCCCGACGTTCAACCTGCGTGTCGATCCGGCCAAGCTCGACGCCTTCGTCGCTGACCACTTCAGCAGAGCCCACTGGTCGTACGTACTCAAGCAGGGCTCCGCCGGCGCCGTTGTTGGCTCGCTGACTTACAGGGACACGCCCATCCCGCATTCAGTGGAGAAGATCCTTACGCCCATCGGCGAGTTCTACGTTCCAGGCATGCAGGATGGTGCGGCCGGCAGGCCGGTGTGCTGGATGCTGTTCAGCAACAAGGTGCTCGACAAGGTCCCCGCCGGCAGCAATCCGATCAACGAGGCCACGATCGCCAGAGGGCTTTTTGACGAAAGTGTCGAGCTGCTCGACGTGGCACTCCCGGAGCACTGGGTCTACCTCCCCGATAAGCGTTGGTGGATTGACCCCACCAAGATCGGCGAGCACTTCAAAGACCCGACCCCGATCCGTCCTGCTATCCAGGTCGACAGCAAGCTCATCTCCAAGGACGAAGAGCCCCCGCAAGACCGATAAAGCGCAGTACGTCGGCGCCGCGGCGACCCAAGAAACAACGCGGACCGATAGCGTGCCGAGCATCGAGCGCGACGCCGCCCGCTACTCGTCCTGGTCCGCCTTCGCCTCGATCCCGGCGAGCACTTCCCTGATCGCTGAGTCGAGTTGCGCGTCCGTCCCGTTCAGGTCATCGAGCGGGGAGCGATCGACAAGCACGTCGGGCGGCACGCCGTAGTTCTCCAGGTTCTGCCCGTCCGGCGTCCAGAATCCCCAGACCGGCATCCGCACCGTTGAGCCGTCGATGAGCGTGAAAGCGCCTGTGCCGATCACACCTCCGTGCGTCGGCTCGCCCACCAGTTTGCCGTGGCCGAGGCGTCGAAATCCGTCGGGGAATATCTCGGCATCACTGAACGAGAACGCATTCATAAGCACAACCTTGGTGCCGTAGAACGCCTCCTCCGGCCGCGGCCGCTTCCGGCTGGCCCCGCGGTAGCGCGTGTGGTTGTAGGCGCGCCGGTTCAGGATATCGAGCAGCGGCTCGTCAATGAGCCCGCCGCCGTTATGCCGCACGTCGATAATAAGCCCTTCGCAATGGCGTACCCGCTGCAGGTCCTTCTTGAACTTCGCCAGCGAAGGCGTGTCCATCCTCCGGATATGCAGGTAGCCGACGCGCCCGTCCGACTGCGCCTCGACGGTGCGCTCATTCTGCCGCACCCACTCGTCGTACCAAAGCTGTCTCTGCTCGCCGAACCGGATATGCGCAATGCGCACGTCGTGCGCTGTCGCGGGGTCGGCCTCGCGGCCCACCCGCAGCGTCACCTTGTCGTTGAGCGGGTTGATGAGCAACCGCTCATGGTCCTCGCCGGCGCGCACGTCGCTTCCCTCGATCGAGAACACGTAGTCGCCCACCTTCAGATCGAGCCAGCTCTTGTCGGCCGGACCGTCCGTGTAGATGTGCGACACGCGGTAGCGGCCGCTCGCGTCGTCGGGCTCGAGCCTGAGCCCAAGCCGGCGTGCATCCTCGTAGGTCCATGTCTGGTCGCTGCCGCCCTGCCAGGCACCGCAGTGCGAGGCGTTGAGCTCGCCGATCATCTCGATAATGAGGTCGAGCACCTCCTGCTTGGCGACGACCGAGCCGAGGAATGGCTCGTACCTGGCGCGCGCGCCGGCCCAGTCCACGCCGTGCATCGTCTCATCGTAGAACCCGTCGCGCAGTGCGCGCCACGCCTCGAGGTACATCTGCCGCATCTCGGCGCGCAGATCGACGGCGAACCGGAGCGAGAACTGGACCGTCTTCACCTCGCCGCCGTCGACCGGCACCTTCCTGACCTGTCCGCCATCGAGCACGTAGATCGTCTTGCCCTCCTCGGCAAGCTGCAGCTTCCAGAACTCGAGCCGCCCGATCTCCTTGAGATCCTCGTCGGACTCCTTCGCCCACTCGATCCGCGCCGTGTAGACGATGCCCACCCGCTCGCGGCCGCGCGTCTCTTCGACGCCGAACACGACGCGCTTGCTGTCGCCCGTCACGTAAAGCGGGCTCCGAATGCCTTCGA
Encoded here:
- a CDS encoding glycoside hydrolase family 65 protein, which encodes MVARRVCAIVKKEHDAESRRAHASVFTIANGYMAFKGDLAEERGLLEERNGRHAATLINGVFDTADMIGQIPVSKHERRYLDEDYFDGAGPSPSVANLPNPLAVRVFVGDDELVFERGRITRFSRTYELDRGLYGYAYTHTDCRGRKTRIAMQRFCDMANVHRAFMRYSVTPLNYSGTVRIMSGIDAAVRSNLTGDRQIDVVGGWPVSRDKASLLMEARTAHTGIHVKLAVRNVFARKPFASPLVLSSADSLFALYEFRARPNNEIRLDKTVIVACERDTDLAVYRDAAASLGHAQSDPVGFDAVLDANAGWWRDTWKRLDVTIHGDKKAQLALRFCLFHLMCAAPRHADAASVPCKLLTGEHYQGTTFYDTDLYIEPVFTFTFPDVARRMLAYRHAGLGPGRAIATDLGCKGAKLAWQSGPDGIEALGKWYVFTHTNIHINSDVAYSLMQYLDATGDWRFMRERGAELLVETARFYASRARRNTDGSYSFLDVAGPDEGHCHSTDNVYTNLLAQKNLRAAIRMLGALRRDHREDYTRLVNALAIGQREPAEWRRVANGLRILYDPETKLYEQYDGFYELEPAPADLLEGRTQWFATVAPYQALNQPDVVMAHVLLRDEIPDDVKRANWAYYRHKSMNFSSMSFGINSIMAAIVGEMDEAYRSFMRSAAMDLDPTLTGRGDTGDGLHGTAMGAAWMAAVFGFGGITLSNGRLLVEPRLPKHWKSLAFTLQIQGESFRFTITPKRVLIKAGKRRSVTLPARIMGRNTVLRSGCAFSLESAR
- a CDS encoding ATP-binding protein, translated to MAVDLSGQIYRALQGALDKARRANVEGRTAEARATYRECARLMQDYAKYAPTLAEKVRRLNTAKEYLAQAEGKTERAEPAPAVPPASAPAAKPSSAAAERPRDAYSDAIEALVYRARVTWADIGGLDETKREIRSAFALGVVKTPAGLNIEGWRNILLYGPPGTGKTLLAAAASNEIAATFLNVRAGDVLSKYFGESTRLVSALFAYAAAHEPCVVFLDEFDALGIPRDQSDSGAERRMLSAILTELDGLSGKGARHAVLTIAATNAPWALDAAALSRFDKRIYVPLPDRAARAAVLRIHLDAKGYRLDGDYGALAAATDGTSGRELARLCKEVANRMIHEANPDLIDRNVEALKAYTLHTRPLTMADFEPVLASLKAETPPAAVRRYEAFASTT
- a CDS encoding WG repeat-containing protein; this encodes MSQCRYRRARWAALLFALIVVAAMMIHTVPPRASGCPVQEAGQEPTQVVESVLDASGPLFPVQINGRYGYMDRTGRLVIEPRYSNAFFYREGLALVGDNELYGVIDASGRTVIEPRFERFADRFAEGLLAVAAGDVWGYVDRRGTWAIAARFNFAGQFSNGLAPVQIGPKWGYINRAGEIVIEPQFDMAYTFAEGLAVTVIDGKHGYVDKTGRTIIEHKFEAAGSFGEGLAPTRTENKWGYINHSGRFVIKPKFHFAQSFTHGRAVASIEQDGRFKWGYIDRTGTFVILADFDSVQAFSDGAAPVMMGGKWGFIDTAGRFIIEPRFDYVQAFEDGLARVVIEQKSGYINTKGEYVWEPSE